The Nostoc sp. 'Lobaria pulmonaria (5183) cyanobiont' genome window below encodes:
- a CDS encoding NADP-dependent isocitrate dehydrogenase — protein sequence MYEKITPPATGAKITFKNGEPIVPDNPIIPFIRGDGTGIDIWPATQKVLDAAVAKAYKGQRQISWFKVYAGDEACDLYGTYQYLPQDTLTAIEEYGVAIKGPLTTPIGGGIRSLNVALRQIFDLYACVRPCRYYAGTPSPHKNPEKLDVIVYRENTEDIYLGIEWRQGSEIGDRLIKILNEELIPATPEHGKKRIPLDSGIGIKPISKTGSQRLVRRAIKHALLLPKHKQQVTLVHKGNIMKYTEGAFRDWGYELATSEFRQETVTERESWILSNKEKNPNISLEENAREIDPGFDALTEEKKAQIVKEVETVLNSIWATHGDGKWKDKILVNDRIADSIFQQIQTRPDEYSILATMNLNGDYLSDAAAAIVGGLGMGPGANIGDSSAIFEATHGTAPKHAGLDRINPGSVILSGVMMLEFMGWQEAADLVKKGLSDAIASSQVTYDLARLLEPPVEPLKCSEFAEAIIQHFG from the coding sequence ATGTATGAAAAGATTACCCCCCCCGCAACCGGAGCAAAAATCACCTTCAAAAATGGTGAACCAATCGTACCGGACAATCCAATTATCCCCTTTATTCGGGGCGACGGCACAGGTATAGACATCTGGCCTGCTACCCAAAAAGTGCTAGATGCTGCGGTAGCCAAAGCATACAAGGGTCAGCGTCAAATTAGTTGGTTCAAGGTTTACGCTGGGGACGAAGCCTGCGATTTATACGGTACTTATCAATATTTACCTCAGGACACTCTCACGGCAATTGAAGAATATGGTGTAGCTATTAAAGGGCCTTTGACTACTCCCATTGGGGGGGGAATTCGTTCTTTAAATGTGGCGCTGCGGCAAATTTTTGACTTGTATGCCTGTGTACGTCCTTGCCGCTACTATGCAGGTACGCCTTCACCCCACAAAAATCCCGAAAAGCTGGATGTAATTGTTTATCGGGAGAATACAGAAGATATTTATTTAGGCATTGAGTGGCGACAAGGTAGCGAAATCGGCGATCGCTTAATTAAAATTCTCAACGAAGAACTGATCCCCGCCACCCCAGAACATGGGAAAAAACGCATTCCTCTTGATTCTGGTATTGGCATCAAACCCATCAGCAAAACTGGTTCCCAGCGTCTAGTCAGACGTGCCATTAAACACGCTTTGCTCTTGCCCAAACATAAGCAACAAGTGACTTTGGTGCATAAGGGCAACATTATGAAGTACACAGAAGGCGCTTTCCGCGACTGGGGTTATGAACTAGCAACCAGCGAATTTCGCCAAGAAACTGTCACTGAACGAGAATCTTGGATTTTGAGTAACAAGGAAAAAAATCCCAATATTTCCTTAGAAGAAAACGCCCGCGAGATTGATCCTGGGTTTGATGCTCTCACTGAAGAGAAAAAAGCGCAAATTGTCAAGGAAGTTGAAACTGTTCTTAACTCAATTTGGGCAACCCACGGCGATGGCAAATGGAAAGATAAAATTTTGGTGAATGACCGGATTGCTGACAGTATTTTTCAACAAATCCAAACTAGACCGGATGAGTATTCGATTTTGGCGACGATGAACTTGAACGGCGATTACTTGTCTGATGCCGCCGCCGCCATTGTTGGGGGATTGGGAATGGGGCCAGGGGCTAATATTGGTGATTCTAGTGCCATATTTGAAGCTACCCACGGTACTGCACCTAAACACGCTGGCTTAGATCGAATTAATCCGGGTTCAGTGATTTTGTCTGGTGTGATGATGCTGGAATTTATGGGTTGGCAAGAAGCCGCAGACCTAGTTAAGAAAGGTTTAAGCGATGCGATCGCCAGTAGTCAAGTCACCTACGATTTAGCCCGGTTGTTAGAACCGCCAGTTGAACCCTTAAAATGTTCTGAATTTGCCGAGGCAATTATTCAGCATTTTGGTTAA
- a CDS encoding group II intron reverse transcriptase/maturase yields MIRHSYKTSESWLTLPWKKFRRNLFRLQKRVYKAVQVGNKRKARSLQKLILKSTSARFLAIRLVSQLNAGKKTAGIDGKKSLSFEERFNLEELLKMNSGNWKHQGLREIPIPKKDGTTRMLKIPTIADRAWQCLAKYALEPAHEATFHARSYGFRTGRSAHDAQKHIFNNLNSQANGIEKRVIELDIEKCFDRISHSVIMDELIAPKGLKLGIFRCLKAGVNPEFPEQGTPQGGVVSPLLANIALNGIESIHRYHSLHRGGRRITPETSAKQIAEPSIRYADDMVIILRPEDDATEILERISEFLRKRGMNVSQKKTKVTAATDGFDFLGWHFKVQKNGKFRCSPSVDNFKAFRKKVKHVVNNSNYGSIVKAEKLAPIVRGWRNYHKFCKMDGSKHSLWFMHHRAYTVFNKETKQNRYSSEKLIKKAFPTVPTSENKHVMVQGTKSPYDGDTAYWSERNSKLYDGETSKALKKQNHRCASCGLKFIDEERINLHHIDGNHANWKKNNLEAIHESCHDYKHISKSAS; encoded by the coding sequence ATGATTAGACACAGTTACAAAACCAGTGAATCATGGTTAACGTTACCCTGGAAGAAATTCCGGCGTAACCTATTCCGCCTTCAAAAGCGCGTGTACAAAGCTGTTCAAGTTGGAAACAAGCGGAAAGCTAGGTCACTCCAAAAGCTTATTCTAAAATCCACCTCGGCTCGATTTCTTGCAATTAGACTTGTATCTCAGCTAAACGCTGGTAAAAAGACAGCTGGTATTGATGGTAAGAAATCCCTCTCATTTGAAGAACGCTTCAACCTAGAAGAACTACTGAAAATGAATAGTGGAAATTGGAAGCATCAAGGCTTAAGGGAAATCCCTATTCCCAAGAAAGACGGGACTACCAGAATGCTTAAGATACCAACCATCGCGGATAGAGCTTGGCAATGCCTAGCAAAATATGCACTAGAACCAGCACACGAAGCCACCTTCCACGCCAGGAGTTATGGGTTCAGAACTGGGCGCTCTGCCCATGATGCACAAAAACACATCTTTAACAACCTAAACTCCCAAGCCAACGGAATAGAAAAACGAGTAATCGAACTCGATATTGAAAAGTGCTTCGACAGGATTAGCCACTCAGTAATAATGGACGAACTCATCGCCCCCAAAGGCCTAAAACTCGGTATCTTCCGATGCCTCAAGGCAGGGGTAAATCCAGAATTTCCTGAACAAGGAACCCCACAAGGGGGAGTGGTCAGCCCACTATTAGCAAATATTGCACTCAACGGAATTGAGAGTATCCACAGATACCACTCTCTACACAGAGGGGGAAGAAGGATAACACCTGAAACATCGGCAAAACAAATTGCCGAGCCATCAATCCGATACGCGGATGACATGGTTATTATACTCCGACCCGAAGATGATGCAACAGAGATACTTGAAAGAATCAGCGAGTTCCTCCGCAAACGCGGAATGAATGTAAGCCAAAAGAAAACCAAAGTTACCGCCGCGACAGATGGGTTTGATTTCCTCGGCTGGCACTTTAAAGTCCAGAAAAACGGAAAGTTCAGATGTAGTCCCTCAGTGGATAACTTTAAAGCGTTCCGTAAGAAAGTAAAACACGTCGTTAACAACTCGAATTATGGTTCTATCGTAAAAGCTGAGAAATTAGCTCCGATAGTTAGAGGCTGGAGAAATTACCATAAGTTCTGTAAGATGGACGGCTCAAAGCACTCGCTTTGGTTCATGCACCACAGAGCCTACACGGTATTTAACAAGGAAACAAAACAGAATCGCTATTCGAGCGAAAAGCTCATAAAGAAAGCATTTCCAACGGTTCCTACCTCCGAAAATAAACACGTCATGGTTCAGGGTACCAAATCCCCGTATGACGGAGACACAGCCTATTGGAGTGAACGTAATAGTAAGCTCTACGACGGCGAAACCTCTAAAGCCCTCAAGAAGCAAAACCATAGATGTGCTTCCTGCGGTCTAAAATTCATCGATGAAGAACGGATTAATCTGCATCACATCGATGGAAATCACGCCAATTGGAAGAAAAATAATCTGGAAGCAATTCATGAGAGTTGCCACGATTACAAACACATAAGCAAAAGCGCAAGCTAA
- the mtnA gene encoding S-methyl-5-thioribose-1-phosphate isomerase produces MTNFPNQVYPVIWHNDSVSLIDQTCLPNEYAFVEIHRSEDMARAIKTMIVRGAPAIGVAAAYGMFLGAREIETSDRHEFLQNLDKVAQLLRSTRPTAVNLFWAISRMMKTAYETLGTVEDIKQILFQTAQAINIEDLQTCQAIGDNGLAVLPNTPQKLRLLTHCNAGALATAGYGTALGVVRSAWREGRLERLFADETRPRLQGAKLTTWECVQEGIPVTLITDNMAAHCMKQGLIHAVVVGADRIAANGDTANKIGTYSVAIAAIAHNIPFFVAAPLSTVDFELADGSQIPIEERDPTEIYQVGDTILTPEGVDFYNPAFDVTPAELITAIITENGAIAPHELAKSQLKQLPIGLNPN; encoded by the coding sequence ATGACAAATTTTCCAAACCAGGTTTATCCCGTTATTTGGCACAACGACTCGGTGTCATTAATTGACCAAACCTGTTTACCTAACGAGTATGCATTTGTGGAAATTCACCGCAGCGAAGATATGGCGCGGGCGATTAAAACCATGATTGTCCGAGGTGCGCCTGCAATTGGTGTGGCTGCGGCTTATGGAATGTTTCTTGGCGCAAGGGAAATTGAAACAAGCGATCGCCACGAATTTTTGCAAAACTTAGATAAAGTAGCCCAGTTGTTGCGTTCTACTCGTCCAACGGCGGTGAATTTATTTTGGGCAATCAGCCGGATGATGAAAACTGCCTACGAAACTCTGGGAACAGTAGAAGACATCAAGCAAATCCTTTTCCAAACAGCCCAAGCAATCAACATAGAAGATTTACAAACCTGTCAAGCGATCGGCGACAATGGTTTGGCAGTTTTGCCCAATACTCCACAAAAGCTGAGGCTACTTACTCACTGCAACGCTGGGGCATTAGCTACTGCTGGTTATGGCACTGCTTTAGGTGTGGTGCGTTCTGCTTGGAGGGAAGGACGTTTAGAACGTTTATTTGCCGATGAAACCCGTCCTCGCTTACAAGGCGCAAAACTCACCACTTGGGAATGTGTGCAAGAAGGGATTCCAGTGACATTAATTACTGATAATATGGCAGCCCATTGCATGAAACAGGGTTTGATTCATGCTGTAGTTGTGGGTGCTGATCGCATTGCTGCCAATGGCGACACTGCTAACAAAATTGGTACATATAGTGTTGCGATCGCTGCTATTGCCCATAATATACCCTTCTTTGTCGCTGCACCCCTTTCCACCGTTGATTTTGAATTAGCCGATGGCAGCCAAATTCCCATTGAGGAACGCGATCCAACAGAAATATATCAAGTTGGCGATACTATTCTCACACCTGAGGGTGTAGATTTTTACAATCCAGCTTTTGATGTGACTCCGGCTGAGTTGATTACAGCCATCATTACAGAGAATGGAGCGATCGCACCTCACGAATTAGCAAAATCACAGTTAAAGCAATTACCGATTGGGTTAAATCCGAATTAA
- a CDS encoding superoxide dismutase, with amino-acid sequence MTINRRHFLVLLTSGAGAFALDACASAEKSPQGNTATSETTPNITANTTPNTTPNTTANTTPNTTGAIQLPPLPYAYEALEPHIDAKTMQFHHDKHHATYVKNLNAALAKHPELKGKTIEELLQKLDNVPQDIRKTVRNNGGGHVNHSMFWEIMKPKGGGEPTGNIASAINQNFGSFAAFKKQFNEAGAGRFGSGWVWLVRNKGGKLEVATTANQDSPLSAGKYPILGNDVWEHAYYLNYQNRRADYLDAWWNVVNWDEINKRFAAASKFA; translated from the coding sequence ATGACTATTAATCGACGCCATTTCTTGGTTTTACTTACATCAGGTGCTGGTGCTTTTGCATTAGACGCTTGTGCATCGGCAGAGAAATCTCCTCAGGGAAACACTGCAACTTCCGAGACAACACCAAATATAACAGCAAATACAACACCAAATACAACACCAAATACAACAGCAAATACAACGCCAAATACAACAGGGGCTATTCAACTACCACCTTTACCTTACGCTTACGAAGCACTCGAACCACACATCGATGCTAAAACGATGCAATTTCACCATGATAAACACCACGCAACTTATGTTAAAAACCTGAATGCAGCGTTAGCCAAACATCCAGAACTCAAAGGCAAAACTATTGAAGAACTGTTGCAAAAACTTGACAATGTACCACAAGATATTCGCAAAACAGTACGTAATAATGGCGGTGGTCATGTCAACCACTCAATGTTCTGGGAAATTATGAAACCGAAAGGTGGGGGAGAACCAACAGGAAATATAGCCTCCGCGATTAATCAAAATTTTGGCTCTTTTGCAGCTTTCAAAAAACAGTTTAACGAGGCTGGTGCTGGTCGTTTTGGTAGTGGTTGGGTTTGGCTAGTGCGTAACAAGGGTGGCAAGTTGGAAGTGGCAACTACAGCTAATCAAGATAGTCCCTTAAGTGCAGGTAAATATCCCATCCTGGGTAATGATGTATGGGAACATGCATATTATCTCAATTACCAGAATCGCCGTGCGGATTATTTAGATGCTTGGTGGAACGTAGTTAATTGGGATGAAATTAATAAGCGGTTTGCAGCAGCAAGTAAATTTGCTTAA
- a CDS encoding ABC transporter ATP-binding protein produces the protein MLYLRNVNYHPTACPTAILKSINLELAPQQLGLIIGPSGSGKSTLLEILSGLAEPTTGALFWREQELLAEQLQQLAGLVFQFPERHFCGGSILEELRLGHPELGSERVRQALSEVGLEHLSLSAAPHALSGGQQRRLALAVQLIRQPNLLLLDEPTAGLDWSMRRQLVNLLAKLKQDWTLLIVTHDAGDLLAIADRCWTLNHGELESVDPKTLESKVKEPLPTV, from the coding sequence ATGCTTTATCTCCGAAATGTAAATTATCATCCGACAGCGTGCCCAACAGCGATTCTCAAATCGATCAATTTAGAATTAGCACCCCAGCAGCTAGGTCTGATTATTGGTCCGAGTGGTTCGGGTAAAAGTACCTTACTAGAAATTTTGTCGGGACTAGCCGAACCCACTACTGGCGCTCTCTTCTGGCGTGAACAAGAACTTCTAGCCGAACAGCTACAACAATTAGCCGGGCTGGTATTTCAGTTTCCAGAGCGACACTTTTGTGGTGGTTCGATTTTAGAAGAATTGCGTTTAGGACATCCTGAGTTAGGGTCAGAACGAGTCAGACAGGCGCTGAGTGAGGTGGGATTAGAGCATTTATCGCTTTCCGCTGCTCCCCATGCTTTGAGTGGTGGTCAGCAACGACGTTTAGCTTTAGCAGTGCAATTAATTCGCCAGCCAAATTTACTGTTATTAGATGAACCCACAGCTGGTTTAGATTGGTCAATGCGTCGGCAACTGGTAAATTTATTAGCAAAACTGAAACAAGATTGGACATTGTTAATAGTGACACACGATGCTGGGGATCTGTTAGCGATCGCAGACCGTTGCTGGACACTTAACCACGGCGAACTAGAATCAGTAGACCCAAAGACACTAGAATCCAAAGTTAAAGAACCTCTACCAACTGTGTGA
- a CDS encoding ABC transporter ATP-binding protein, with product MANVRLEDIKRRFNNVTAIEDITFEIPDGEFWVLVGPSGCGKSTILRTIAGLETATSGKLFIGDRLVNNIPARQRDVAMVFQNYALYPHMSVAQNIGFGLQMRKVDRKIIQERVMNVARSLSLDHLLDRKPKQLSGGQQQRVALGRAIAREPQVFLLDEPLSNLDAQLRDDTRAELKQLHQQLGITTIYVTHDQVEAMTLADKIVVLNRGRIQQIGDPQTIYANPANQMVASFLGSPPMNILPAIYQNNGFDVSGQLLAIPAVVNDKLQSHQGHSFDLGIRPEHIKINTDSERAEPPATANSIQNSGLLSVEVKVVEPLGRETLIRAGLPASAVMLNIQVGGDMRLRPGDRLSLQLDLNQLFVFDPKTGDRIL from the coding sequence ATGGCAAACGTTCGTCTAGAAGATATTAAGCGTAGATTCAATAACGTCACTGCGATTGAGGATATTACCTTTGAAATTCCCGATGGCGAGTTTTGGGTTTTAGTCGGGCCATCGGGTTGTGGTAAGTCTACAATTTTGCGAACGATCGCTGGTTTAGAAACCGCCACATCAGGTAAACTCTTCATTGGCGATCGCTTGGTGAATAATATCCCAGCCAGACAACGAGATGTGGCGATGGTGTTCCAAAACTACGCTCTCTATCCTCACATGAGTGTGGCCCAAAACATCGGCTTTGGCTTGCAAATGCGGAAGGTTGACCGAAAAATCATTCAAGAACGAGTGATGAATGTGGCGCGATCGCTTTCTCTAGATCACTTGCTAGATCGTAAACCCAAACAACTTTCGGGTGGACAACAACAACGAGTAGCATTAGGGAGAGCGATCGCTCGTGAACCCCAAGTGTTTTTACTTGATGAACCTTTATCTAATTTAGATGCCCAATTGCGCGATGATACCAGAGCAGAATTGAAACAGTTACATCAACAATTAGGTATTACAACTATTTATGTCACCCACGATCAAGTTGAAGCGATGACTTTGGCTGATAAAATTGTCGTGCTAAATCGCGGGCGGATTCAACAAATTGGCGATCCCCAAACTATTTATGCAAATCCTGCTAACCAGATGGTGGCAAGTTTTTTAGGCAGTCCGCCAATGAATATTTTGCCTGCAATCTATCAAAATAATGGTTTTGATGTGAGTGGACAGTTATTAGCGATTCCAGCAGTTGTAAATGACAAATTACAGTCGCATCAGGGACACAGTTTTGATTTAGGGATTCGTCCAGAGCATATCAAAATCAACACTGACTCAGAACGAGCTGAACCCCCGGCTACCGCTAACAGTATTCAAAACTCAGGACTATTATCGGTTGAAGTTAAAGTTGTGGAACCTTTGGGAAGAGAAACTTTGATTCGTGCTGGTTTACCTGCTTCGGCGGTGATGTTGAATATTCAGGTAGGCGGTGATATGCGTCTTCGTCCAGGCGATCGCCTTTCTCTACAGCTCGATTTAAATCAGTTGTTTGTATTCGATCCCAAAACTGGGGACAGAATTTTATAA
- the rsmG gene encoding 16S rRNA (guanine(527)-N(7))-methyltransferase RsmG has translation MTNLLPEMAEIWQQTLNWQPTPQQQVQFQKLYELILEGNRQQNLTRIVEPQEFWEKHLWDSLRGIASLLSVNFSSASPALIDIGTGAGFPGVPVTISVPNCTITLLDSTRKKITFLDNILSELALTNAKTLVGRAEEIGQHPQHRRAYNIALIRAVGAASVCAEYTLPLLKQGGLAIIYRGNWTEDETAALQNAVNQLGGVIESIEQFTTPLSHSIRHCVYLRKISTTPIQFPRAIGIPTQKPL, from the coding sequence ATGACAAACTTATTGCCTGAAATGGCAGAAATCTGGCAGCAAACTCTCAATTGGCAACCAACTCCTCAACAGCAAGTACAATTTCAAAAGCTTTATGAGTTAATCCTAGAAGGTAATCGTCAACAAAATTTAACTCGGATTGTTGAACCCCAAGAGTTTTGGGAAAAACATCTCTGGGATTCTTTGCGAGGAATTGCATCTCTGTTATCAGTAAATTTCTCTTCTGCTTCTCCCGCTCTCATCGATATTGGTACAGGTGCGGGTTTTCCGGGTGTTCCAGTGACAATTTCTGTACCTAATTGCACAATTACTCTTCTCGATTCAACTCGGAAAAAAATTACTTTCCTCGACAATATATTAAGTGAACTTGCCCTAACCAATGCCAAAACTCTTGTTGGTAGAGCGGAAGAAATTGGTCAGCACCCACAGCATCGACGAGCTTATAATATTGCATTGATCCGTGCCGTAGGGGCAGCCTCTGTCTGTGCAGAATATACTCTACCACTACTCAAACAGGGAGGTTTAGCCATAATTTATCGCGGTAATTGGACAGAGGATGAAACAGCTGCTTTACAGAATGCTGTGAACCAGTTGGGTGGTGTCATTGAATCAATCGAACAATTTACAACACCCTTAAGTCATAGCATCCGGCACTGTGTGTATTTGCGTAAAATAAGCACCACACCAATTCAGTTTCCGCGTGCTATTGGTATACCTACCCAAAAGCCTCTTTAA
- the dxs gene encoding 1-deoxy-D-xylulose-5-phosphate synthase — protein sequence MHLSEITHPNQLHGLSVRQLQQIARQIRDKHLQTVAVNGGHLGPGLGVVELTLGLYQTLDLDRDKVIWDVGHQAYPHKLLTGRYDRFHTLRQKDGIAGYLKRGENKFDHFGAGHASTSISAALGMALARDLKGEKFKAVAVIGDGALTGGMALEAINHAGHMPKTNLLVVLNDNDMSISRNVGAIPRYLNKMRLSQPVQFIKDNLEEQLKQIPFVGESLSPELGRIKEGMKRLAVPKVGAVFEELGFTYIGPVDGHNLEELIATFQQAHQIPGPVLVHVATVKGKGYEIAELDQVGYHAQSPFNVATGKAIPSNKPKPPAYAKVFSHTLVKLAEQNPKIIGITAAMATGTGLDKLQAKLPNQYVDVGIAEQHAITLAAGLASEGMRPVAAIYSTFLQRAYDQIIHDVCIQNLPVFFCLDRAGIVGSDGPTHQGMYDIAYLRCIPNMVIMAPKDEAELQSMVVTGVNHTSGPIAMRYPRGNGYGVPLMEEGWEPLEIGKGEILRTGDDVLIVAYGTMVYPGMQAAEILSEHGIEATVINARFVKPLDTELILPLAKKIGRVITLEEGCIMGGFGSAIAEALLDADILVPVKRFGVPDVLVDHAEPNESKTELGLTSHQIAERVLQAFFKRQLSTVV from the coding sequence ATGCATCTGAGCGAAATCACCCATCCTAATCAGTTGCACGGTTTATCTGTTCGCCAACTGCAACAGATTGCCCGTCAGATTCGAGATAAGCATCTTCAAACAGTAGCAGTTAATGGTGGACACTTGGGGCCAGGGTTGGGTGTTGTCGAATTAACACTAGGACTTTACCAAACACTGGACTTAGATCGGGATAAAGTGATTTGGGATGTAGGACACCAGGCTTATCCCCACAAACTGCTTACAGGACGTTACGATCGCTTCCACACCCTTAGACAAAAAGATGGAATTGCGGGCTATCTCAAACGGGGTGAAAACAAGTTTGACCACTTTGGGGCTGGACACGCTTCTACAAGCATTTCAGCAGCATTGGGCATGGCTTTAGCGCGAGACTTGAAAGGAGAAAAATTTAAAGCCGTTGCTGTGATTGGGGATGGGGCACTAACTGGCGGCATGGCTTTAGAAGCCATCAACCACGCCGGACACATGCCGAAAACCAATCTGTTGGTTGTTCTCAATGACAACGATATGTCCATATCTCGCAACGTCGGCGCGATTCCCCGCTATCTCAACAAAATGCGCCTCAGCCAACCGGTGCAATTTATTAAAGATAATCTTGAGGAACAGTTGAAGCAAATTCCTTTCGTTGGCGAATCCCTATCACCCGAACTCGGACGGATCAAAGAAGGTATGAAGCGTTTGGCTGTTCCAAAGGTAGGTGCAGTTTTTGAAGAACTCGGCTTTACCTACATTGGGCCAGTGGATGGGCATAATCTTGAAGAACTAATTGCCACCTTCCAACAAGCACATCAAATACCAGGCCCAGTTTTGGTACATGTGGCAACAGTAAAAGGCAAAGGTTATGAAATTGCCGAACTAGATCAAGTTGGCTACCACGCCCAAAGCCCTTTCAACGTCGCAACTGGCAAAGCCATTCCTTCTAATAAACCCAAACCCCCGGCTTATGCCAAAGTCTTTTCTCACACTCTGGTGAAACTTGCCGAACAAAACCCGAAAATCATTGGGATTACTGCGGCTATGGCAACGGGGACAGGTTTAGATAAACTTCAAGCAAAACTGCCGAATCAATATGTTGATGTCGGCATTGCGGAACAACACGCAATTACCCTAGCAGCAGGACTTGCAAGCGAAGGGATGCGCCCTGTTGCAGCTATTTATTCCACCTTCTTGCAACGCGCCTACGACCAGATAATTCATGATGTCTGCATCCAAAACCTGCCAGTATTCTTCTGCTTGGATCGGGCGGGAATCGTCGGATCTGATGGGCCCACCCACCAAGGTATGTATGATATTGCCTATCTGCGTTGCATTCCCAACATGGTAATCATGGCCCCCAAAGACGAGGCAGAACTGCAAAGCATGGTAGTAACTGGCGTTAATCATACCAGTGGGCCGATCGCAATGCGTTATCCTCGTGGCAATGGCTACGGTGTTCCTTTGATGGAGGAAGGCTGGGAACCTTTGGAAATCGGCAAAGGCGAGATTTTGCGTACAGGCGATGACGTGTTAATCGTCGCTTATGGCACAATGGTCTATCCAGGAATGCAAGCCGCGGAAATTCTCAGCGAACATGGCATTGAAGCAACTGTAATTAATGCGCGTTTCGTTAAGCCTTTGGATACCGAGTTGATTTTGCCTTTAGCAAAGAAAATCGGCCGTGTTATCACCTTAGAAGAAGGTTGTATCATGGGTGGCTTTGGTTCTGCGATCGCGGAAGCTTTACTAGATGCAGATATTCTCGTTCCTGTCAAGCGATTCGGTGTACCAGATGTATTGGTAGATCATGCTGAACCCAATGAATCTAAGACAGAACTCGGTTTAACTAGTCATCAAATAGCAGAGAGAGTGTTGCAAGCTTTCTTTAAACGGCAATTATCTACTGTTGTTTAG
- a CDS encoding GUN4 domain-containing protein, whose protein sequence is MTDPMILSGPANDIDSLRQPLIAGSEKVQQQIIPQLAELGNEGLDVLMEFLLKRRENPATWVDGKAYQVLYNSDAPQAKEFLRSCFPEGIVPLKSECDINYNSLQQLLAVQDFQAADRLTIEKMCELSGPTAVQRKWLYFSEVENSSAVDLQTINNLWLVHSEGKFGFSVQREIWLSLGKNWENFWPKIGWKAGNTWTRYPNEFTWDLSAPRGHLPLSNQLRGVRVFASLLSHPAWTKNSEK, encoded by the coding sequence ATGACAGACCCAATGATTTTATCAGGCCCTGCTAATGACATCGACTCCCTCCGACAACCATTAATCGCTGGGTCTGAAAAAGTCCAACAACAGATAATCCCACAGTTAGCTGAGTTGGGTAATGAGGGATTAGACGTGTTGATGGAATTTTTACTGAAACGACGTGAAAACCCAGCGACTTGGGTTGATGGCAAAGCTTACCAAGTCCTGTATAACTCTGATGCACCCCAAGCCAAAGAATTTTTGCGCTCCTGTTTTCCTGAAGGAATTGTACCTCTAAAATCAGAGTGCGACATTAACTACAATTCTTTGCAACAGCTACTTGCTGTTCAAGACTTCCAAGCAGCCGATCGCCTCACCATAGAAAAAATGTGTGAACTATCAGGGCCAACGGCTGTACAACGAAAATGGTTGTATTTTAGTGAAGTAGAAAATTCCTCAGCTGTTGACTTGCAAACCATTAACAACCTCTGGTTAGTCCACTCCGAAGGTAAATTTGGCTTTTCAGTGCAGCGAGAAATCTGGTTAAGTTTAGGTAAAAATTGGGAGAATTTCTGGCCGAAAATTGGCTGGAAAGCAGGTAATACCTGGACGCGATACCCTAACGAGTTTACCTGGGATTTGAGTGCGCCTAGAGGCCATTTACCCCTCTCTAATCAACTTCGGGGGGTACGAGTTTTTGCTTCTTTACTCTCTCACCCTGCTTGGACAAAGAATTCTGAAAAATGA